One window of Papio anubis isolate 15944 chromosome 10, Panubis1.0, whole genome shotgun sequence genomic DNA carries:
- the FAM168B gene encoding myelin-associated neurite-outgrowth inhibitor — MGYAAAAPAYSPNMYPGANPTFQTGYTPGTPYKVSCSPTSGAVPPYSSSPNPYQTAVYPVRSAYPQQSPYAQQGTYYTQPLYAAPPHVIHHTTVVQPNGMPATVYPAPIPPPRGNGVTMGMVAGTTMAMSAGTLLTAHSPTPVAPHPVTVPTYRAPGTPTYSYVPPQW; from the exons ATGGGCTATGCAGCAGCAGCTCCTGCCTATTCTCCTAACATGTATCCTGGAGCAAATCCTACCTTCCAAACAG GTTACACTCCTGGCACACCTTACAAAGTGTCCTGTTCCCCCACCAGCGGGGCTGTGCCGCCGTACTCCTCCTCCCCGAACCCCTACCAGACTGCTGTGTACCCCGTGCGAAGTGCCTACCCGCAGCAGAGCCCGTACGCACAG CAAGGCACGTACTACACACAGCCGCTGTATGCAGCACCTCCTCATGTCATCCACCACACCACGGTGGTGCAGCCCAACGGCATGCCGGCAACAGTGTACCCTGCTCCCATCCCCCCTCCTAGAGGCAACGGGGTCAccatgggcatggtggctgggaCCACCATGGCCATGTCAGCAG GTACCCTGCTGACTGCTCACTCCCCAACTCCTGTCGCCCCCCACCCAGTCACTGTGCCCACATACCGGGCCCCAGGAACACCCACTTACAGCTATGTGCCCCCTCAGTGGTGA